TCTTCCGCTCTCCCATCTTGTCCTCTTCCTCCTCTCTCCCATCTCGTCCACCTCCTCCTCTCTCCAACCTCATCCTCCTCCGCTCTCCATCTCGTCCTCCCCCTCTCTCCCATCTCGtcgtcctcctcctctctcccacctcgtcctcctcctctctcccaCCTCGTCCTCCCCCTCTCTCCCCCTCGTCGTCGTCCTCCTCTCTCCCCCTCGtcgtcctcctcctctctcccacctcgtcgtcctcctcctctctcccatctcgtcgtcctcctcctctctcccaAATCgttctcctcctcctctctcttACCTCGTTCTCCTCCTCCTCTATCCCATCTCGTCCTCCTCCGCTCTCTCCCACCTCGtcgtcctcctcctctctcccacctcgtcgtcctcctcctctctcccatctcgtcgtcctcctcctctctcccaAATCGTTCTCTCTCCTCCTCTCTCTTACCTCGTTCTCCTCCTCCTCTATCCCATCTCGTCGTCCTCCTTCTCTTTCCCATCTCGTCCTCCTCCGCTCTCCATCTCGTCGTCCTCCCCCTCTCTGCCCCTCGTCGTCgtcctcctctctctctccctcgtcctcctcctcctctctttCACATCATCCTCCTCCGCTCTCCTacctcttcctcctcctcctctctccccCTGGTCCTCCTCCTCCGCTCTCCCATCTCGTCCTCCTCCTCCGCTCTCCCATCTCGTCCTCCTCCTCCGCTCTCCCACCTCGTCCTCCTCCTCCGCTCTCCCCCTCGTCCTCttcctcctctctctctcctcgtcctcctcctccGCTCTCCCATCTCGTCCTCCTCCTCCGCTCTCCCACCTCGTCCTCCCTCCCCTCCTCCGCTCTCCCCCTCGTCTCCTCttcctcctctctctctcctcgtcctcctcctccGCTCTCCCATCTCGTCCTCCTCCGCTCTCCCATCTCGTCCTCCTCCTCCGCTCTCCCACctcgtcctcctcctctcctctccCTCCCCTCGTCCTCttcctcctctctctctcctcgtcctcctcctccGCTCTCCCATCTCGTCCTCCTCCTCCGCTCTCCCATCTCGTCCTCCTCCTCCGCTCTCCCAcctcgtcctcctcctcctctcgcTCTCTCCCATGtcgtcctcctcctctctccccCTGGTCCTCCTCCTCCGCTCTCCTATctcgtcctcctcctctctcACTCTCGTCCTCCTACTCCTCCGCTCTCCCATctcgtcctcctcctctcccccatctcgtcctcctcctctctccccTCGTCCTCCTCGTCCTCCTCTCTCCCACctcgtcctcctcctctctcccaTCTCGTCGTCCTCCTCTCTCCCATCTCGTCCTCCTCCTCCGCTCTCCCATctcgtcctcctcctctctcactctcgtcctcctcctcctccgcTCTCCCATctcgtcctcctcctctctccccTCTCCCCTCGTCGTCCTCCTCTCTCCCACCTCGTCGTCCTCCTCTCTCCCATCTCGTCGTCCTCCTCTCTCCCAcctcgtcctcctcctcctccgcTCTCCCAActcgtcctcctcctcctcctctcttcCACCTCgtcgtcctcctcctcctctctccccCTCGTCCTCTTCCTCCTCTCTTCcctcgtcctcctcctcctcctctctcccacctcgtcgtcctcctcctcctctctcccaTCTCGTCGTCCTCCTCTCTCCCAcctcgtcctcctcctcctcctctcttccacctcgtcctcctcctcctcctctctcccaTCTCGTCGTCCTCCTCCGCTCTCCCAActcgtcctcctcctcctcctcccctcTTCCACCTcgtccctcctcctcctcctcctttcTCCCCCTCGTCCTCttcctcctctctctctcctcgtcctcctcctccttcttTCTCCCATCTCGTCGTCCTCCTCCGCTCTCCCAtctcgtcctcctcctcctgtCTCCCAtctcgtcctcctcctcctaTCTCCCACCTCGtcgtcctcctcctctctcccaTCTCGTCGTCCTCCTCCTCTCTTCCATTTCGtcgtcctcctcctctctcccatctcgtcctcctcctcctctcttcCATCTCGTCGTTCTCCTCCGCTCTTCCATTTCGtcgtcctcctcctctctcccatctcgtcctcctcctcctctcttcCATCTCGtcgtcctcctcctctctcccatctcctcctcctcctcctgtcTCCCATCTCGTCGTCCTCCTCCGCTCTCCCAActcgtcctcctcctcctcctcctcccctcTTCCAcctcgtcctcctcctcctcctttcTCCCCCTCGTCCTCttcctcctctctctctcctcgTCCTCCTCCCTCTTTCTCCCATCTCGTCGTCCTCCTCCGCTCTCCCAtctcgtcctcctcctcctctctcccacctcgtcgtcctcctcctctctcccaTCTCGTCGTCCTCCTCCTCACTTCCATTTCGTCGTCCTCTTCCTCTCTCCCAtctcgtcctcctcctcctctcttcCACCTCGtcgtcctcctcctctctcccaTCTCGTCGTCCTCCTCCTCTCTTCCATTTCGtcgtcctcctcctctctcccaCCTCGTCCTCCTACTCCCCTCTCTTACCACCTAGTCATCCTCCTCCCCTCTCTGTCTTTCACACCGCTCCCTCCTCTGCCGTTACATAAAAAGTAAAGAACATCTATCATTGCTATATTTCGTTCTTTTCGTTACTCCATACATTTAAAACCAGATTCAAGCGGAATGTTCAATCAAGAGAATAGTTAAGTTATGTCTTTATTACCAAAAAATCTTTACCTGAATAGAAATTCACTACTTAACATTGTGTTTTTTAGCCCCAATAAAATGAAGGATGCTCATTTGAAATGGCAGCTTACTCCTACCTACTAAATGAAGTGGCGGTAATCAATAATCAGTCAGCATTTCTACAAGGTTTGCTTCATCTTAACTTTACAAACATAAGATAAAATCAATATTAGAATATGCCATGCacaaaaaaggctaaaataatTTCAACAGCGAATGTTCGTTGCATTACAACTACGGCCTTTCTTATGATTAAATAAGTATACAAAATTGCATTTCCCGTCAATTCTCTTTAAGAAGTTAGTAATGATAGGTACAAGATGTCAGACTAGCATAAGGATTTGGGAACAAAGAATCCCTAGttttatatctactataacattatTATAACATACAATACATTTCTCATCTTTAGAGACACGAGTCTGGCGGTGACGCCTTATCGTTCGATACCAATTATTTTCCATGACGACTAAATTCTGTGTTGGTATTAAAATTACGTCCATACCGCTTTCTTTCTGTTTATCTAGATTTCGATATTTGACCCTATGTTTATTTTCCTTAAATCTGTGATTGACTTTCTTTATAGTGTGATGTGTCCCGATGGCGTACTGTCCTGATTCACACATTGATGGATGAGAATTCGATGTCTGGAGACAAAGACACACCTGCCGTCGATGTAAAGTAATAAGTTATTTCTTTCGGTGCGCACGCGTGCAGGACGTGTGCACATCACGGCAGATGGCGCAGTGATCACTAACAGATCCCCTGTCTTATTTGACAACTCGTGTACTAAGACAATGCCCACGTGTTCCCTCCTTCACCCAACACGCGTAAAGGTATTTGACGCGTGCCTGGCAGTGACAGGACAGGTATGGCACGGCACAAAGTGGCGACACCTTTCACGGGTCCCCTGACGGAGGGAGCAGTACATCTTTGTTACCTGCATTTCCTATCAGTAGGGGGAAGCCTCTGTAGACCTTAGCTGCACGTGCTGGATTGAATATAGCAGGAAATGGACTACACCGACACAAGACGAAGATATTGTTTTTCTTAGGATCGAGTATTTTATGGTGTTTTCGAATTAACATTATTGTTCGTAATAAAGTGGTGTGACAAGCAGATGTTACTACTGGTGATCAAATTATAAATTACAGTTGCGGAAAACTTAAAGCTATGCAATAGATATAATTAGATTCtttgaaatgataatttaaatctAGAGAGATAATGCAGATGATTCCATATTGTCCGTATAAGATCACGATGATGAAGTTgcttatgttatttttttatttttgttttaattaaacagATTCATATTGTGGAAGGAAAAGTAAACCATGTGTCAAACACTTATTTCTTAAATGAGCtctatatcatttttttttttttttttttttttaaatatccacAACAATCCATAACGGTTGTTTTGGTAACTagccttaaagggacaattcactcaggctaattcttttacataaccaagaagcaaaatatagcataaatgtattgttctacatttcttatgaaacatataacgtaaaacattgacaaattccacgacattgttaagtattttaattaatatcgttgaaatatcaaatcgttgatcaatgcgattcagcaggtacaatatggacgctgtacccatacccgagcctaagtcacgcacgttaaacaaaaaaactacataaccactgtgaaggtgataaaatgatttttaggcaagacaattcacctaataaggtaaacatactactgtcagagcgatttgagaaGTTCTAGACAACAGTTGCATTACTCtgcgagcaagggacagggttcggcatacaagaagttcgaccacaatgtgtaatggcggactgcgagcgagtttgaacatctacacacatgtcaccaccatgggcttttcaggcatatcacagtaaaactgagttttttccgatatttgtacaaattttaatgttctcttagactgaattgtccctttaaacatgGTTCTAATGATAGTCGAACGAGCGTAATCATTGTcttattgtaatatttatttgttgtttgaAGCCCTGTGGCGCTTTGTAAATGGTTTCCTAAATAATTAATCAATGTTGACGTTACTTGTCTTGAGTCCCTAGGGACCTGTGGACTGGTGTCCGTATGGTAAGAGCGGAGACGTGGGCTCGGATGATAGGGGACATCACCTGTTGTGATAGAGATCAGTACGTCTAATGTGTTTCTCTATCGATACAGACATAACGACGTTCGGACAGCAGGGAAATGACCTATGGTCACAACTCACAAGTACAGCAGGGAAATGACCTATGGTCACAACTCACAAGTACAGCAGGGAAATGACCTATGGTCACAACTCACAAGTACAGCAGGGAAATGACCTATGGTCACAACTCACAAGTACAGCAGGGAAATGACCTATGGTCACAACTCACAAGTACAGCAGGGAAATGACCTATGGTCACAACTCACAAGTACAGCAGGGAAATGACCTATGGTCACAACTCACAAGTACAGCAGGGAAATGACCTATGGTCACAACTCACAAGTACAGCAGGGAAATGACCTATGGTCACAACTCACAAGTACAGCAGGGAAATGACCTATGGTCACAACTCACAAGTACAGCAGGGAAATGACCTATGGTCACAACTCACAAGTACAGCAGGGAAATGACCTATGGTCACAACTCACAAGTACAGCAGGGAAATGACCTAGGGTCACAACTCACAAGTACAGCAGGGAAATGACCTATGGTCACAACTCACAAGTACAGCAGGGAAATGACCTATGGTCACAACTCACAAGTACAGCAGGGAAATGACCTATGGTCACAACTCACAAGTACAGCAGGGAAATGACCTATGGTCACAACTCACAAGTACAGCAGGGAAATGACCTATGGTCACAACTCACAAGTACAGCAGGGAAATGACCTATGGTCACAACTCACAAGTACAGCAGGGAAATGACCTATGGTCACAACTCACAAGTACAGCAGGGAAATGACCTATGGTCACAACTCACAAGTACAGCAGGGAAATGACCTATGGTCACAACTCACAAGTACAGCAGGGAAATGACCTATGGTCACAACTCACAAGTACAGCAGGGAAATGACCTATGGTCACAACTCACAAGTACAGCAGGGAAATGACCTATGGTCACAACTCACAAGTACAGCAGGGAAATGACCTATGGTCACAACTCACAAGTACAGCAGGGAAATGACCTATGGTCACAACTCACAAGTACAGCAGGGAAATGACCTATGGTCACAACTCACAAGTACAGCAGGGAAATGACCTATGGTCACAACTCACAAGTACAGTAATGGAACTATTGCGAAAAAGAAGCCATTTATTTTACAAAGCattgtaaaacaatattgtgTTAAGCCTGTTTACCTGCAGTCATGATATGCATGtggataaaaacaaacaatatgtaCGTTGTTATTATTACTATTCAAAGTGATATGCGAAGAAATTGATATCTAGTACATTAGATATGCAACCCAAAATATCGTATAATTGAACTCATCTTGTGATCGCAATCCCACAAATTTGTTTTTAcgcaaatgaaaaataaaatgtgggcAAATATCTGTTATATGTATTATAAGTCCCAGTGACGATTATAactttatattaaataaattaattcatcaaataattgaaaacgaataataaaaattgaaataaaaaaataaaggaatGACTTTGAgaatgcaattattttttcagaattATTGCCACTGCCAGTCAAATAATTATGAACCAAATTTTGAGTGTTAAATGTTATTCGTATCACCGAGGATCAGCTGTTCACTCACTGAATCACAAAAATAAACCGAGGAGATGTATATGGTAGCATAGAGAGTTATATAACAAAATCACTATGTTAAAAAACCCATTTTAATCTTTTCTTACTATGCATATCATACCAGCGTCATTAACTGACAGACAAAATACGTATACGGATATATAAACATCCCTATGTCATGAAACTTACAGGAAGAACAAAATCACAAAAGTTCAATATCattacatgtttataacaagGATAAGACATAACTTGAAATATATTGCATTTCTACCTAAGTCATTTATCCATAGTTATTAGACATATTAAAAAACTCGCGACAGACAGAGGAACAATAGTAAGGGTTGAAACATGTTGCTATCAACTTACTAGTAGCACTTTGTGTGGCGAATGAAAAGGTACATGTAACCTTTTTACTTTTGTTACAGTATCGCTGTACTGTTAATAATATGTTTCCTTCTGAATTAAAGGTACACATGTTTTCACCTAGAGGCTGCGACAGGTACGCTAGCCATAACAATCTCAAATTCTTGGTTTACATGCAGATAATTAAACTTCATTCTATTTGTAGTGTTTCCACAACTCCCCGTAACCCATGGCCTATGGTTGGATGGAAATCATGTGCCCAGAACGAATGCATCTCGACTGACTAGAACACATATCAACAGGCTGGAATACATCTCGACTGGCTGGAATATATTCCAACAGGCTAACAGGCTGGAATACATATCGACTGACTAGAATACATATAAACTGGCTGGAATATATTCCAACAGGCTAACAGGCTGGAATACATATCGACTGACTAGAATACATATCAACTGGCTGGAATTCATCTCGACTGGCTGGAATATATTCCAACAGGCTAACAGGCTTGAATACATCTCAACTGGCTAGAATACATCTCAACAGGCTAACAGGCCGGAATACATCTCAACTGGCTAGAATACATCTCAACTGACTGAAATATATCTCAACTGGCTGGAATGCACAAACATTATAGAGGTTCAAATAATGGTAGACCTAGTATAGTAAAAACAAACGTGCTTCCATGGTCATCATTCTAAGCATAAGGAATACAATGTGCATATGACAATAATAGTAATATATCCTttgaatatagatataaaaCTGTACAACACATTTGATTTGCTCTTACCGCGAAAGAGAATACTTATAAGCAGTTGTATAACTTGCGTCATGATTTCAGAAATCTGTATTTTCCGTATATAAGATGTGAGGGTCAGGCGCCGTAGTTGCTGTCAACCAACACAGCCTTCTGAATCATACTATTGATAATAATAGCAGTATTATCATGATCAGTGAACTGACAAATGCAATGTTCACTAAAGTACTCCACAATACTGCGGTAATTACATGCATATGAATAATTTCTCATTGATATTCACTTACAGATAAACTCCTGCTCAGtggtgatgacgtcataacagtGATACTAATAACTAATAATGATTTACTCACAAGATTTGGATGTGTAGCATGAGTCGGTTAATGTTATCACCGATTTTGTTAACTATCGCTAACACAAATAACAATGACACTTATATACTGTGTTCTCTTTTTAGGATAATCATAAGATACCGTGATTGTAATAACCAAGCAGAGCTGGTTCAAGTAATTCATATATAATACGTGTAAATAATTAATACGGGTTTTTATTGCTAATTTAATTCATATGGaaaacatatacaacaataatGAATAAAGAACAATGTTACATCCTCAGGTTATACACACATGCCAACTGTGATACCCACTATAAAGTATAGGGTACACGTGATTCCAGTAAGcgaaatataagaaaacattaATGATATACGGCGAAGTTTGAGATGAAGTATAAGGGGAACACGGACAGTTTTGTTTTCTGTCTTATTCGTTTTGTAAGAAAACTAGTAAAACATTAGATAGACTTAGTGCCTACCCACTGTTATTGTAAAAGAGCAAACTAATAATCTTCGCGTCCAATACACTATATAGCACTTCTTTTAGTGAGAAAGTGAGTGAGAAAGTGAGTGAGAAAgtgatgtattttgtaaatttctctgtacaattatatatgtagaaaaagcaattaaataaaattcttttgaatgaaaaaaaaccctgtaAATGTCTGAATGTAAACATGTAAAAACAGTAAAACTGTAAactgaaaatgtatttaaattttcacacaattacattttaatgcAAAATCTATTATATAGAAGTTCTTACATGAATGGCTATGTAATATGCCATTTATTAAACTAGCTCAATATTTCGATATTacat
The nucleotide sequence above comes from Argopecten irradians isolate NY chromosome 1, Ai_NY, whole genome shotgun sequence. Encoded proteins:
- the LOC138305033 gene encoding uncharacterized protein, encoding MGERRRRTRWESGGGGRGEREEEEDEGRERRGGGRGGRAEEEDEMGERRRTRWESGGGGRGEREEEEETRGRAEEGREDEVGERRRRTRWESGGGGRGEREEEEDEGESGGGGRGGRAEEEDEMGERRRRTRWESGGGGPGGERRRRKREEEEDEGEREEDDDEGQRGGGRRDGERRRTRWEREGGRRDGIEEEENEVRERRRENDLGERRRTTRWERGGGRRGGREEEDDEVGESGGGRDGIEEEENEVRERRRRTIWERGGGRRDGREEEDDEVGERRRTTRGREEDDDEGERGGGRGGREEEDEVGERRRTTRWERGGGRDGERRRMRLERGGGGRDGREEEEDKMGERKRRTRWERGERGREGREEGGGRDGERRRRTRWESGGGGRGERERRKRTRGRAEEEDEVGERRRRTRWESGGGGRGEREEEEDEGESGGGGRGGRAEEEDEMGERRRRTRWESGGGGPGGERRRKR
- the LOC138305116 gene encoding sarcoplasmic reticulum histidine-rich calcium-binding protein-like, producing the protein MGERRRTTRWKRGGGGRDGREEEDDEMEVRRRTTRWERGGGRRGGREEEEDEMGERRRTTRWEKEGGGRGEREEEEDEGEKGGGGGRGGRGEEEEEEDELGERRRTTRWETGGGGGDGREEEDDEMEERRRRTRWERGGGRRNGRAEENDEMEERRRRTRWERGGGRRNGREEEDDEMGERRRTTRWEIGGGGRDGRQEEEDEMGERRRTTRWEKEGGGGRGEREEEEDEGEKGGGGGGTRWKRGGGGGGRVGRAEEDDEMGERRRRRTRWKRGGGGGRGGREEDDEMGERRRRTTRWERGGGGGRGKRGGRGRGGERRRRTTRWKRGGGGGRVGRAEEEEDEVGERRTTRWERGGRRGGREEDDEGRGERGGGRDGRAEEEEDESERGGGRDGRAEEEDEMGERRTTRWERGGGRGGREEDEEDEGREEEDEMGERRRTRWESGGVGGRE